From Scytonema millei VB511283:
ACTATTACTTATGAGGTAAGTCAGTTTCCTGGTGCTGCTATTCCACCTGTGGAGTTACTAGCAGCGATCGCGCAGGTAAGCAGTCTACAAATCGATTTAGATACAAATACATCAAATAGTATTAATTTCGATCGCCAGCCCGACCCAGCTCAAATACAATTGAGAACATTCGGTGCAGCCTTGGTTGGTGGAGCGGTAGGAGATATGTTTGGCGGCGCTGTCGGTGCTACAGCGGGAGCAATCTTCATGGGACCCGCAGGCGCTATTTTAGGCGGTCAGATTGGTGTTTTTGTGGGTAGCATTATTGGCGCTCAAATTGGCGCTGAAACCGTGCAACAGGTTGACCAGTTTGTTTGGTTAGCTGATACTCAAGGAACTAAACTAACAGCAGAGCAAATTGCCCAAACTCTGCAAAAGAGAACCAGCGAAAAAATTGGCGAAACTACCGGACAAATTTTTGGCGCAGTTGCGGGGAAGGTGGTTTTAGGACCAACGGGAGCAATTTTTGGTTCAATTGTCGGTGGTGCTATTGGCGCTCAGCTAGGAGAAGACACGGCAAGTTCTGCAACTCTCCAGAAATCGCCAGCAACGACTCAGCAATGGTTGGTTAATACAACTCAAAAGTTTGTGGGTGAAACTGCCACAGCAACGGTAGGTGGGGCTGTTGGCAAGATAATACTTGGTTCTCCAGGGCAACAGATGGGTTTGCAGTTGGGCAAGCGGATTTCTAAAATAGTTGACTGGAATGCTACGACACACCAAGTTGTAAATATTACACCTACGCCACAGTTATCGGTAGAAAATCCTCAGAGCGATCGCTAACCCTGCTAGTTTTGTAAATTCAGCAGTAAGATTGGGGAGTCGATCGACTTTTTGACTGTGCTGGGCATTCTGATAGTTCTCCTATCTTCCTTTGTCTTATCGTTCCATAACATCACCGTTCGAGTTCTATTTGCAGAGCATCTCGTTCTCGGTTTATTTCTCTTGGGTGGATACGTCAAACCCGATTTGCCTAACTCGTTCTTACTGATGTTCATGCGAATGCTGCTGGTGGTTCCACTCATGGCATTTCTCGCACCCAAGTTGTACCCGTCTGCATGGAAAGAATGTATAAACTTATTTAACCGCGATCGCCGCGATGTTTTGGTGCAGGCATTTGGCTGTGGAGTATTGATGTTTGTCTATGTTGCTACGCTCTACGTTGCCATTGGTTTGATTCCAACTGGCATCGCCATGACGCTATTTTTCACCTATCCCATATTTACGGCACTACTAGCTTGGCAGTTTTTTGGCGATCGCCCGACGTTGTTTCGCTGGATCGTCATGGGCATCATTTTAGTAGGTAGCGCCTTGACCATTCCTCAATCTACACCGACTCAGAATAATTATGCAATTGCGATCGGTATTCTTGCCAGCGTCGGCTCTGGAGTCGTATATGCTCTTTATACGGTAATTGCTCAAAAATGTTTTGAAAAACTGCATCCAATTCCCTTCACTTGGATTAGTTTTGCTACCACACTACTGCTTTCTGGCGTGAGCTTGCTATTCTGGCAACTTCCCTATAACAATCTTGCCTGGACACCTCTATGGATTGGCGGGATATTTTCAGGATTAGTAAGTTTTCTCGGACACATTTTGAATAATATTGGTATTCGCGCGATTGGCGCAACAGCAGCCTCGATAATTGGCTCTAGTAGTCCGGCATTGACGGCATTAGTTGCTTGGATCGTAATTCACGAAACCTTAAATGCAATTCAGATTTTAGGTATTGGGATTGTTACTTTAGGTATTGCTTTACTGAGTGGAGAACGAGCTGTAATTAAGCGATCGCATCACCCTAATTGAAGCTCAAACATTATCAAAACTGTCAATAACCGAAAACCCTTCTGAATCTAATGTTCGATTGCCCAATCGCAGAGAAAAGAGCGTTTGCATTCCCGCCACATCAGCAGCTTTTAGTTCTGCTGTTACATCTGAAATAAAGAGAATTTGCCTTGGTAATATACCGATTGCCTGGGCAATTTTGCGATAACTTTCTGCTTCTTTTTTTGAGCCAGTTTCAGTATCGAAATAACCGCTCAAATACTGAGTTAAATCGCCTGCTTCAGAATATTGAAATAGCAATTTTTGTGCTTGAACGCTACCTGACGAAAAGATATATAATCGTTTACCTTCGCGAGTCCAACGTTCAAATGCAAGTTTAACATCAGGAAAAAGTTGCGATCGCAGAGTTCCATCTCGATAACCGCTTTCCCAAATTTTCCCTTGTAACGATTTGAGTCCAGTAGATTTGCGATCGCTTGCAATTAGGTAATGAATGTATGGTATGGCGGCGGTTGCCGAGTCATCTACCCATGCAGGTACAGTCAACCCCTGAGTAACATCGGCTGCGTACTCTTGCTGCAATCGTTTTAGATCTGCTTGTACTCCGCTGTCGCGATCGTGAGTTTGTAGAAATGATTCTACCTGCTTTTGAGCAAAGGGAAACAACACGCCGAAAACGTAATCAATCGGTGTCGTAGTGCCTTCAATGTCAAGTAAGATAATATCTGCACGAGCAGAATAGCGATCGGGCATAGTTACGCAAGACTCGTTATATGCATCAACGCGATCCAGTATACATACATGGAATAGAGATATGGCAGTCCTACCTAATTCATGAAACTCAAGCTTTTTTAGCTACTCCCTGCTATATTTGCTGACACACCCTTTTCGTTACAATGAGAATACCTGTTGCAATACTCCTCTATGAGTCAACCTGCTGCATCGATCAACATCAAACTCATTGACTCTCTGGCTCAAATTATCCTTTCCCTCACCGACGAGGAGCGCCAACTTCTAGCGCAAAAAATTCAACATTCACCGTTGTCTGATGAGGAGCATCAACATAAAAAAGAAGCTTTACAACGAGATATTACTTTGGGTGTGGAACAACTCAAAAACGGCGACTACACCGAGTATAATGATTCCTCACTACCCAACCTATTTGAAAATATCAAGAGACGTGGTAAGCAAAGACTTGGGCAGGAGCCAGCTCAGTGAATCGCTTCCGTCTTTCACAACAGGCAGAACAAGACTTGGAAGATATCTGGGCTTATCTAGCACAACAGGATGAACTTCTAGCGGACAAACAGATTGCCCAAATATTAGACCGATTTCCTATGTTGTCTCAATTTTCCAATATGGGTAAACAGCGTAACAATTTACTCCCTGGACTTCGGAGCTTTCCCGTTCAGCCCTACATCGTTTTTTATACTAAAATTGCGGATGGCATCGAAATTGTTAGAGTCTTGCACCAATCTAGAGATATTGACAGCCAGTTTTCGTAATTCGGCGATCGCATTAGTAGAGCGAGCAGCGCCTTCTACATTAATTGAATCAGTAACTTACTATAGGAGTGCGAATACCAGCCAGAGAAAAGTATGGTTGTTAAACATCAAGCCACTATTCCACGCTTAATTGAAGGTAGTATCGAGCAGTTACGAAAAAAAGGATTTCCTGAATGTAACACCGATGAAGAAATAGCAATGGCGATGAGAATTAGCGTCGAAAAACTGCGTTTTTTGGCTGGCGATCGCAACCTATCTTCTAATTCACTTTATTCCCGCTTCCAAATTTTCAAAAAAACAGGTGAAGCAAGAACGATTTCTGCACCAACACCTGAATTGAAAGCTGCTCAAAGATGGATTTTAAAGCAGATTCTAGAAAAAATAGAAATTCATGATGCAGCACATGGCTTTTGTCGCGATCGCTCTATTGTTACTAATGCTAGTCCTCATGTAGGTAAAGATGTAATAGTCAAGCTAGATCTACAAAACTTTTTTCAGTCAATTTTATATAAGCGTGTTAAAGAATTATTTTGCAGTTTTGGTTATTCTGAAACAGCGGCAACAATCTTTAGTTTAATTTGCACTGTCACAAAAATAGATATCAATGGAAAAAATAGCTGTAACGATATAGAAAAACGTCACTTACCTCAAGGTTCGCCAACTAGTCCTGCTATTTCAAATCTTGTGTGCGATCGCCTCGATACGCATTTAACTAAACTTGCTCATAATTTTGGATTTTGCTATACACGGTACGCCGACGATTTAACTTTTTCTAGTTTTGAGAAAACATCACGTCAAGTGAATAATTTAATTCATGGAAGCAAGTTAATCATTACTGAAGAAGGCTTTACAGTTAATCCTGATAAAATAAAAGTTTTGAGTAAATCCGTACAACAAGAAATAACAGGTATTATTGTCAATCAACAATTAAATTTATCTAGAAAAACGCTGAAAGCTTTTCGAGCCACTTTATATCAAATCGAACAAGAAGGTTTGTCGGGCAAAAAATGGGGTAATTCAAATAATTTAATTGCCGCAATTACTGGATTTGCCAACTATGTAGCAATGGTTAACCCCAGTAAAGGTGCAGAATTTCTAGCGTCAGTAGAACGGATTAAACAGAAATGCGATCGCTCCTAAGTTGTTAATAAAATATACGATTTGGGTAATTTCTCGCTTGCTACTCGCAGTTATTGTGTTAAATTTATACCGAGGTAGTCGTAAAGTTACAAAGCTGTAGTACGGGTTCTGCATACCCGACTGGTACGCTGACTCATAGTATAAGCGTATACCGCAAAGTACTTTAGCTATTTCACTGTTTGATTAGCTCAGTTGGTAAGAGCGCCTGCTGTATGCGGGATGTCGCAGGTTCAAATCCTGTATCAAACCCCCGAAAGTTAGCTCATTTGGTTAGAGCAATCGGTGTATCGCCGATTGGTAGCAGGTTCGATTCCTGTACTTTCTCCAAAATCCCCTCGTCCTGGGTACGGACACCTTGTTAGGGACAAGGCGGCTTCGCAAGAAGCAGTTAGCAGTGGGTTTTTCCCAATCAGCACTTAGTAGTGGGTTTTGCCTGGTACTAAATCAGTTGAGTTCGTGAATTACTCTGTCATGCAGGTGTTTTATTGCAGTCAAGGAGCCAGCGCAAATGTAATTCTCTCTAACTTGAGTATGTCCCTTCGTTTTCCCAATCCGTTTCTCTACGGAGACTCTGGAACTGGCAAACCGAACGGCGTATTTGAGCGTTGTTGACTTTGGTTGAATTACCTTCGGGTAGTTCTGGCAAGGTTACAGCAATCTTAATCCAGTTTTAGAGAATCTTTTGCCCGCACCGAGACTGTTAAACCCTGTATTGGCAGAGTAAAAAATATTTTTGTATTACATGTAGTATACTGAGGGTATTCTGCCAAGGGGTGTAAGCTCCTGGTTAGTAGCTAAAGCTGCCAAAAAGACGAATGTTCTTATCTAATCTTCTCCGACGGGTACAGTTGCCCAAATTATCTATTCAAATTTCTATGTGGAAAACCTTTTACATCAAACCTAACGAAATCGGAATTTTATATCACCGCAGCGATTTTAAAAAGATTTTGCAGCCAGGGACTTATACTTATTTTGGTCGCCATTGGCAAGTCAAAACTTATGACTTGAACCAACCAGAAACCAAAATAGAAAACTTAGAATTGTTACTCAGAACTCACGAAGCCGAGTTACAAGAGCATCTATTAATTATCAGAACAGCATTTAACCAAGCTGCTTTAGTACGCTGCGGTCAAAATTGGATAAGCGTCGCGCCAAATCAACTACGTGCTTTTTGGCGTGGATTTATTGAGGTAGAATCTCATATTTTCAATTTAGAAGAAAGTTTAGAACTCCCCGCCGAATTTGTCCAACAAATACGCAGCATAGCCTTAAACGGATTAAAAAAATTCCAAATTTCAGAATACGAAATTGGCTTGCTATACGTTCAAAATAACTTTGTTCGACCTCTCGAACAAGGGGAATATGCTTTTTGGACTGTAAATCGGGATGTTGCAGTCAGAACTCTCAGCCGAATCGTACCTAACCCAGACTTTCCCCTAGAAGACGTATTAATTGAAAAACATCCTGAGTTTGTCTCAGCTTACTGTGAAATCGTACAATTACAAGATCGACAAGTAGCAATTGTGCGGTATTTGGGTAAAGTTGTTGCTATTTTGTCACCCACAAGCCGCAAGTTGTTTTGGCAAGGTGTAGAAGTGGAAATTATTGATATTAGTAACGATGCCAAATTATCACCTAATTTAGTAGCAGAATTGCTAGCAGGGTCTAAAGACGTTTTATTACTGAGTCACAATAGTTTGCACGTTCGCGAAGTACCCGCGCAACATGTTGGTTTATTATATATAAATCAAGAATTTCAAGCGTTATTAGAGCCAGGAATTCATGCTTGGTGGTTATATGGACGCTCGTTTCAAACTGAAGTGATTGACATGCGTTTGCAAAATATCGAGGTATCTGGTCAAGATATTCTGTCGAAGGATAAAGTTCCTTTACGCTTGAATTTAACTGCTGGTTTTCGCATCCAAGATCCACTGAGAGCAAAAAATGGCTTGTCAGATATTTCTAGTTTCTTGTACAAAGAATTACAGTTTGCTTTACGTGCAGCAGTTGGTGAACAAACTTTGGATGCACTATTAGAAAATAAAGGTGCGATCGATCGCAGTGTTGCTGAATACATTCGCAGCAAAACCGTAGACTATGGAATTGAAGTTGATTCTGTCGGGGTGAAAGATATAATTTTACCTGGCGAGATTAAGACAATTTTGAGTAAAGTTGTAGAAGCAGAAAAAGCTGCTCAAGCAAACGTAGTTAGACGTAGAGAAGAAACCGCAGCTACCCGCAGCATGTTAAATACTGCAAAAGTGATGGAAGATAATCCTGTTGCTTTACGCTTGAAAGAATTGGAGGTATTAGAACGAATCGCTGAAAAGATCGATCGCATTCAAGTTAATGGTAGTTTAGATAGTATTTTGACCGAATTAATTCAGATTAATCGGCAATAGCCATATTGTTGTGGGTATTGTAGGGGCGGGTTCACCAAACATCTCCACACACATACGAGGAACTCCATAAACCCGCCCCCACTCGATCGATAATCGATCGCCAGAATTAATAATAAAATTTAGCAATTTTTTGGGCGATCGCACCCCATTTAGAATTTTGCGTCACAGCCGCCCAATAAGCAAACCCGCGAATTGCCATATTGTAGTCAACTGCTTTTACCTTACCAGTCCGTCCGGTTTCCTGCCCCGCAGTCCGAGTATTGCCCTTCGTACTAATTTCTCCTGAAGCTAAAACTCTAGTTTGCTGCCATGCCAAAGCTTTCTCAATCGCTGTTTTGACTTTTGGCGTGAGGGGATCGTCTGGAAAGTAAGTTACCCACCGCTGAGCATATACTACACCAACCATTTGATAACTACTGTCATGCCCGCCTTTTTCTGGATTAACGCCATTTGGACGCTGTAAAGCTAAGCCTTCTTGGAGTGACTGACGGGCATATTTCATCAACTCTGCATCCCCAGTTAATTTACTTGTCAACCCCAAGGCTACTGCAACTGCATATCGGCGATGAGTATAAGGTTGGTTCCGCTTCATTCCCTGTTTCCAGACATTTTGAGAAATCATCCAACGGGCAGCACGTCTAACCAAAGGCTTGTAACGCGATACTTGTGCTGCATACTTGTTGGCATGGGGAGATTGCTGAATGACTAGGAGAGTGTGAGAAACTGCTTGTACGAAGAACGAAGTACTGTGGAAAGGATCGCCTGTTCCCTTAAAACTGCCGTCCGCAGCTTGTTGTTTGAATCCCCAGTCAAACATTTTGAATCCCGCTTGGATAGCTTTAGGATCGTTGCTGACTAACCCACCGATCGTTAATCCTTCGCCATAGCGTTGCGCTTCAATATACCATTTATTTGTCCGGTGGCGTTCCCAGTCGATGTTGGCACTATGCGCGCCATTCGGTGATATTGCATTATATGACTTAGAAAGGCGACGATAGAGATAATTGCTAATGAGATTGGATGACTCGTAGCTAAAATCTGTACGTTTTTTGTTTGTTTGAGTCAGGGAAGTTGAAATCGGGCGTTTAGCAACATCAAATTGAGATATGCGATCGCGTGTATCTGCAACAATTAATGGAGAGGCGATCGCATTTTTTCCGATTGGTGCTGAGAATAGTAATAGAGTCGCCATTAATAAACTGCGTACTTTCACTTCCTACTCCCTACTTAT
This genomic window contains:
- the mtnC gene encoding acireductone synthase — encoded protein: MPDRYSARADIILLDIEGTTTPIDYVFGVLFPFAQKQVESFLQTHDRDSGVQADLKRLQQEYAADVTQGLTVPAWVDDSATAAIPYIHYLIASDRKSTGLKSLQGKIWESGYRDGTLRSQLFPDVKLAFERWTREGKRLYIFSSGSVQAQKLLFQYSEAGDLTQYLSGYFDTETGSKKEAESYRKIAQAIGILPRQILFISDVTAELKAADVAGMQTLFSLRLGNRTLDSEGFSVIDSFDNV
- a CDS encoding type II toxin-antitoxin system RelE/ParE family toxin, encoding MNRFRLSQQAEQDLEDIWAYLAQQDELLADKQIAQILDRFPMLSQFSNMGKQRNNLLPGLRSFPVQPYIVFYTKIADGIEIVRVLHQSRDIDSQFS
- a CDS encoding reverse transcriptase family protein gives rise to the protein MVVKHQATIPRLIEGSIEQLRKKGFPECNTDEEIAMAMRISVEKLRFLAGDRNLSSNSLYSRFQIFKKTGEARTISAPTPELKAAQRWILKQILEKIEIHDAAHGFCRDRSIVTNASPHVGKDVIVKLDLQNFFQSILYKRVKELFCSFGYSETAATIFSLICTVTKIDINGKNSCNDIEKRHLPQGSPTSPAISNLVCDRLDTHLTKLAHNFGFCYTRYADDLTFSSFEKTSRQVNNLIHGSKLIITEEGFTVNPDKIKVLSKSVQQEITGIIVNQQLNLSRKTLKAFRATLYQIEQEGLSGKKWGNSNNLIAAITGFANYVAMVNPSKGAEFLASVERIKQKCDRS
- a CDS encoding DMT family transporter is translated as MLGILIVLLSSFVLSFHNITVRVLFAEHLVLGLFLLGGYVKPDLPNSFLLMFMRMLLVVPLMAFLAPKLYPSAWKECINLFNRDRRDVLVQAFGCGVLMFVYVATLYVAIGLIPTGIAMTLFFTYPIFTALLAWQFFGDRPTLFRWIVMGIILVGSALTIPQSTPTQNNYAIAIGILASVGSGVVYALYTVIAQKCFEKLHPIPFTWISFATTLLLSGVSLLFWQLPYNNLAWTPLWIGGIFSGLVSFLGHILNNIGIRAIGATAASIIGSSSPALTALVAWIVIHETLNAIQILGIGIVTLGIALLSGERAVIKRSHHPN
- a CDS encoding slipin family protein, whose translation is MWKTFYIKPNEIGILYHRSDFKKILQPGTYTYFGRHWQVKTYDLNQPETKIENLELLLRTHEAELQEHLLIIRTAFNQAALVRCGQNWISVAPNQLRAFWRGFIEVESHIFNLEESLELPAEFVQQIRSIALNGLKKFQISEYEIGLLYVQNNFVRPLEQGEYAFWTVNRDVAVRTLSRIVPNPDFPLEDVLIEKHPEFVSAYCEIVQLQDRQVAIVRYLGKVVAILSPTSRKLFWQGVEVEIIDISNDAKLSPNLVAELLAGSKDVLLLSHNSLHVREVPAQHVGLLYINQEFQALLEPGIHAWWLYGRSFQTEVIDMRLQNIEVSGQDILSKDKVPLRLNLTAGFRIQDPLRAKNGLSDISSFLYKELQFALRAAVGEQTLDALLENKGAIDRSVAEYIRSKTVDYGIEVDSVGVKDIILPGEIKTILSKVVEAEKAAQANVVRRREETAATRSMLNTAKVMEDNPVALRLKELEVLERIAEKIDRIQVNGSLDSILTELIQINRQ